The Desulfovibrio sp. Fe33 genome includes a window with the following:
- the hmcF gene encoding sulfate respiration complex iron-sulfur protein HmcF: MPEGKFCNKTPINTDEQLKATLGDKGGKQYYEEMNHLDVDSDKLWATIQKTMKSRTKTWLEICAHCGLCAESCFLYQVNGRVPEQVPSYKIQSTLGVMVKKKGKVDNEFMQMCMETAWSKCTCCNRCGMYCPHGIDMGVMFSYLRGLLYSQGFVPWELKIGSGMHRVYRAQMDVTTEDWVETCEWMAEENEEDWPGLEIPVDKVGADIMYTCNAREPKHYPEDIAEAAILFHVAGENWTVPSEGWEQTSLSMFAGDWECCKDNVLNVYAALERLKPKRAIGTECGHAHRATVIEGPYWAGRPDGQPPVPYIHYVEWLAEALRTGKLKIDPAKRIKEPVTLQDSCNYVRNQGLKDVTREIISYIVEPGYFVEMAPNREHNYCCGGGGGFNGIGLYREQRNVALRKKMEQILDTGCKLVIAPCHNCWDAIRDLEEEYKIGIRWSFLKPLVIKMLDVPEHLRPTEE; this comes from the coding sequence ATGCCTGAAGGAAAATTCTGCAATAAGACGCCGATCAATACCGACGAGCAGCTCAAGGCCACTCTCGGCGACAAGGGCGGCAAGCAATACTACGAAGAAATGAACCACCTGGACGTGGACTCGGACAAGCTCTGGGCCACCATCCAGAAGACCATGAAATCCAGGACCAAGACCTGGCTCGAAATCTGCGCCCACTGCGGCCTGTGCGCCGAGAGCTGTTTCCTGTACCAGGTCAACGGCCGGGTGCCGGAACAGGTCCCGTCCTACAAGATCCAGTCCACCCTCGGGGTGATGGTCAAGAAAAAGGGTAAGGTGGACAACGAGTTCATGCAGATGTGCATGGAGACCGCCTGGTCCAAGTGCACCTGCTGCAACCGCTGCGGCATGTACTGCCCCCACGGCATCGACATGGGCGTCATGTTCAGCTACCTGCGCGGCCTGCTCTACTCCCAGGGTTTTGTCCCGTGGGAGCTGAAGATCGGCTCCGGTATGCACCGCGTGTACCGCGCCCAGATGGACGTGACCACCGAGGATTGGGTCGAGACCTGCGAATGGATGGCCGAGGAGAACGAGGAAGACTGGCCGGGCCTTGAAATCCCCGTGGACAAGGTCGGCGCGGACATCATGTACACCTGCAACGCCCGCGAGCCCAAGCACTACCCCGAGGACATCGCCGAAGCGGCCATCCTCTTCCATGTGGCGGGCGAGAACTGGACCGTGCCTTCCGAAGGCTGGGAGCAGACCTCCCTGTCCATGTTCGCCGGCGACTGGGAATGCTGCAAGGACAACGTCCTCAACGTCTACGCCGCCCTCGAGCGCCTCAAGCCCAAGCGGGCCATCGGCACCGAATGCGGCCACGCCCACCGCGCCACGGTCATCGAAGGGCCGTACTGGGCGGGCCGTCCCGACGGCCAGCCGCCCGTGCCGTATATCCATTATGTGGAATGGCTGGCCGAGGCCCTGCGCACCGGCAAGCTCAAGATCGATCCCGCAAAGCGGATCAAGGAACCGGTCACCCTGCAGGATTCCTGCAACTACGTGCGCAACCAGGGGTTGAAGGACGTCACCCGCGAGATCATCAGCTACATCGTCGAGCCCGGCTACTTCGTCGAAATGGCCCCCAACCGGGAGCACAACTACTGCTGCGGCGGTGGCGGCGGCTTCAACGGCATCGGCCTGTACCGCGAACAGCGCAACGTGGCCCTGCGCAAGAAGATGGAGCAGATTCTCGACACCGGCTGCAAGCTGGTCATCGCCCCTTGCCACAACTGCTGGGACGCCATCCGCGACCTGGAGGAAGAGTACAAGATCGGCATCCGCTGGTCCTTCCTCAAGCCGCTGGTCATCAAGATGCTCGACGTGCCCGAGCACCTGCGCCCCACCGAGGAATAA
- the divK gene encoding DVU0259 family response regulator domain-containing protein, which yields MPKKIMVVDDDPDIVDYLVSVFEDHGYDTCRASDGISAYEVAMAEKPDLITLDIEMPHEWGPRFYRRLTSEKEFSDIPVIVISGLSGIHLAIRRAVATIKKPFDPADVIQIVREALGE from the coding sequence ATGCCAAAAAAAATCATGGTGGTGGATGACGATCCGGATATCGTCGACTACCTCGTAAGCGTATTCGAAGACCACGGATACGATACCTGCCGCGCATCCGACGGAATATCAGCCTATGAAGTCGCCATGGCCGAAAAGCCTGACCTCATCACGCTGGATATTGAAATGCCCCACGAGTGGGGGCCCCGTTTCTACCGTCGGCTGACCAGTGAGAAGGAATTCTCCGACATTCCGGTGATCGTCATCAGCGGACTGTCGGGAATCCATCTGGCCATTCGGCGGGCCGTGGCGACCATCAAGAAGCCCTTCGACCCGGCGGATGTAATCCAGATCGTACGAGAGGCCCTGGGCGAATAG
- the hmcA gene encoding sulfate respiration complex hexadecaheme cytochrome HmcA, whose translation MANGKRILRLTAIAITLAGVLGFQLEAMGMLGSTDKTAGRPDVIMIDTIARLESLEQPAAVFKHDAHTKALKDQGMSCESCHQKDAKGDMALTFGRLEGEGQPELTATELKDMYHDNCISCHVKSEEKGFKTGPKTGECRSCHQVRPENADRVPAGMDNMLHFVHWDSKIIPADQGKETNCGACHKKAGEEDSWRFSDEAKAEPVKDVFHSQCVTCHQSLIEKKAERSGPVQCAGCHGTEQIAERNVELAKDLKAMGGVLPRLPRKQPDAVLLAPGSKDKEAKAGDKPSGMAPVAFDHKLHEAKTDSCLTCHKDGVNAKLNASFEALHNVTDPSTCVGCHVQEQKKPECAGCHEARPAAKALSENSCASCHNVGVADEPGFRLLVSAPVNPAAMSKEEKEAEAARVIAARPETQAMVAEKDIPEFVNIDALADQYQPSKMPHRKIVLSLLKGMKDNRLAATFHASPEAVCAGCHHNAPATLTPPKCASCHGKPFETEGRPGLKAAYHGQCMSCHQEMKLEKPAATNCVACHEKKTN comes from the coding sequence ATGGCAAACGGTAAACGGATACTGCGATTGACTGCCATCGCGATCACGCTGGCCGGGGTGCTCGGCTTCCAACTGGAAGCCATGGGTATGCTCGGCTCGACGGACAAGACCGCCGGGCGGCCGGACGTGATCATGATTGACACCATCGCCAGGCTGGAGTCACTCGAACAACCTGCGGCCGTGTTCAAGCACGACGCGCACACCAAGGCCCTGAAGGATCAGGGCATGAGCTGCGAATCCTGCCACCAGAAGGACGCCAAGGGCGACATGGCCCTGACCTTCGGCAGGCTGGAAGGCGAGGGACAGCCCGAGCTGACCGCGACCGAGCTCAAGGACATGTACCACGACAACTGTATCTCCTGCCACGTCAAGAGCGAGGAGAAGGGCTTCAAGACCGGTCCCAAGACCGGCGAATGCCGCAGTTGCCATCAGGTGCGGCCCGAAAACGCCGACCGGGTTCCGGCGGGCATGGACAACATGCTCCACTTCGTCCACTGGGATTCCAAGATCATCCCGGCCGACCAGGGCAAGGAGACCAACTGCGGCGCGTGCCACAAGAAGGCGGGCGAGGAAGACAGTTGGCGTTTCTCCGACGAAGCCAAGGCCGAACCGGTCAAGGACGTCTTCCACAGCCAGTGCGTGACCTGCCATCAGAGCCTCATTGAGAAGAAGGCCGAGCGCTCCGGCCCGGTGCAGTGCGCCGGTTGCCACGGCACCGAGCAGATAGCCGAGCGCAACGTCGAGCTGGCCAAGGACTTGAAGGCCATGGGCGGCGTCCTGCCGCGCCTGCCGCGCAAGCAGCCCGACGCCGTGCTCCTGGCCCCCGGCTCCAAGGACAAGGAAGCCAAGGCCGGGGACAAGCCCTCGGGCATGGCCCCCGTGGCCTTCGACCACAAGCTCCACGAGGCCAAGACCGACTCCTGCCTGACCTGCCACAAGGACGGCGTCAACGCCAAGCTGAACGCCTCGTTCGAAGCGCTGCACAACGTCACCGACCCGTCCACCTGCGTGGGCTGCCACGTCCAGGAACAGAAGAAGCCCGAGTGCGCGGGCTGCCATGAGGCTCGTCCCGCCGCCAAGGCGCTGTCCGAGAACTCCTGCGCCTCCTGCCACAATGTCGGCGTTGCCGACGAGCCGGGCTTCCGGCTGCTGGTCAGCGCGCCCGTGAACCCGGCCGCCATGTCCAAGGAAGAGAAGGAAGCCGAGGCCGCCAGGGTCATCGCGGCCCGTCCCGAGACCCAGGCCATGGTCGCCGAGAAGGATATCCCCGAGTTCGTGAACATCGACGCTCTGGCCGACCAATACCAGCCGAGCAAGATGCCGCACCGCAAGATCGTCCTGAGCCTCCTGAAGGGCATGAAGGACAACCGGCTTGCCGCCACCTTCCATGCCTCGCCCGAGGCCGTCTGCGCCGGTTGCCACCACAACGCCCCGGCCACTCTGACCCCGCCCAAGTGCGCGAGCTGCCACGGCAAGCCCTTCGAGACCGAAGGCAGGCCCGGACTGAAAGCCGCATACCACGGCCAGTGCATGAGTTGTCACCAGGAAATGAAGCTCGAAAAGCCCGCCGCCACCAACTGCGTCGCGTGCCACGAGAAGAAAACCAACTAG
- a CDS encoding universal stress protein, which translates to MFKKILLATSGAPSTFGAARVAFDMAKRYGAEVVVFNVMGVPTKAFSQVVNDVRTGEEIEVDDEYRAWVEEELKSTFEKQIESVEYAKIVTTTGVPSREILRAARAEDADLIVMGASSGDSSAYRKGYPGSTLQRVAKAARCPVMTVHRETASYWGGFGNIVFATDFSKQAEYAFKFALNAARELDCDLTMFHALDISGKVMDQNAIEDKIITARNRIRETYGPLLGDFKNFDIEVWEGVPYVEIVKIARERSADLIVLAHHSRELDPDLASIGSTMEQVILRAGCPVVSVSKPDKV; encoded by the coding sequence ATGTTCAAGAAGATTCTACTGGCGACCAGCGGTGCTCCGTCCACCTTCGGCGCCGCGCGGGTGGCCTTCGACATGGCCAAACGCTACGGGGCCGAGGTGGTGGTGTTCAACGTCATGGGCGTGCCCACCAAGGCCTTTTCCCAGGTGGTCAACGACGTGCGCACCGGCGAAGAGATCGAAGTGGACGACGAATACCGCGCCTGGGTCGAGGAGGAACTCAAATCCACCTTCGAGAAGCAGATCGAGTCGGTCGAGTACGCCAAGATCGTGACCACCACGGGCGTGCCCAGCCGCGAGATCCTGCGGGCCGCGCGGGCCGAGGACGCCGACCTCATCGTCATGGGCGCAAGCTCCGGCGATTCGAGCGCCTACCGCAAGGGCTACCCCGGCTCCACCCTGCAACGCGTGGCCAAGGCCGCCCGCTGCCCGGTGATGACCGTGCACCGCGAAACCGCCTCCTACTGGGGCGGCTTCGGGAACATCGTCTTCGCCACCGACTTCTCCAAACAGGCGGAATACGCCTTCAAATTCGCCCTGAACGCCGCCAGGGAGCTCGACTGCGACCTGACCATGTTCCACGCCCTGGACATCAGCGGCAAGGTCATGGACCAGAACGCCATCGAGGACAAAATCATCACGGCGCGGAACCGCATCCGTGAGACCTACGGCCCGCTTCTGGGCGACTTCAAGAACTTCGACATCGAAGTGTGGGAAGGCGTGCCCTATGTGGAAATAGTCAAGATCGCGCGCGAACGGTCCGCGGACCTCATCGTCCTGGCGCACCACTCCCGCGAGCTCGACCCGGATCTGGCCTCCATCGGCTCCACCATGGAGCAGGTCATCCTGCGGGCGGGATGCCCTGTGGTCAGCGTGAGCAAGCCCGACAAGGTTTAG
- a CDS encoding RrF2 family transcriptional regulator, with protein sequence MKLTTRSRYGTRLLLDIALHSDNGSPVPSKDTADREGLSLKYLEKLIKMLKQAGYVKGKRGPNGGNVLVREPEDISIGEVARILDGEEQVLGCEGDPSTCPRAAVCLKRSIWDDASMAMYKMLDSYSLADLMKDAYLCPMNPPKRDGE encoded by the coding sequence ATGAAACTGACTACACGCAGCCGATACGGCACCCGATTGCTCCTGGACATCGCCCTGCACTCCGACAACGGCAGCCCCGTGCCGAGCAAGGATACGGCCGACCGCGAAGGGCTGTCCTTGAAGTACCTTGAAAAGCTCATTAAAATGCTCAAGCAGGCGGGCTATGTGAAGGGCAAGCGCGGTCCCAACGGCGGCAACGTCCTGGTTCGCGAACCCGAAGATATTTCCATCGGCGAGGTGGCCCGCATCCTGGACGGCGAGGAGCAGGTCCTGGGCTGCGAGGGCGATCCGTCCACCTGTCCGCGCGCGGCCGTCTGCCTCAAGCGTTCCATCTGGGACGACGCCTCCATGGCCATGTACAAGATGCTGGACTCCTATTCGCTGGCGGACCTGATGAAGGACGCCTATCTCTGCCCGATGAACCCGCCAAAACGCGACGGGGAGTAG
- a CDS encoding CGGC domain-containing protein has translation MEKILIIGCRNTMDDVCIGCSRCLVAFNRREGQFERYKGQEAEVLGILNCGGCPGASIVQRLAQVKLWNVPLNEQPTKIHIGPCVSDHCTHADDVITKIVAKSGIEVIEGTHPYMPEKIWS, from the coding sequence ATGGAAAAGATTCTCATCATCGGTTGCCGGAATACCATGGACGACGTCTGCATCGGCTGTTCCCGCTGCCTTGTGGCCTTCAATCGGCGCGAAGGCCAGTTCGAGCGTTACAAGGGACAGGAAGCCGAGGTCCTGGGCATTCTCAACTGCGGGGGATGTCCCGGCGCTTCCATCGTTCAGCGTCTGGCCCAGGTCAAGCTCTGGAACGTGCCCCTCAACGAGCAGCCCACCAAGATTCACATCGGCCCATGCGTGTCCGATCACTGTACCCACGCGGACGACGTGATTACCAAGATCGTCGCCAAGTCCGGCATCGAGGTGATCGAGGGCACGCATCCGTATATGCCCGAAAAGATCTGGTCTTGA
- a CDS encoding response regulator, producing the protein MDFKRLLLVDDEEGVRRFLGLSLIDMGYEVETAANGRDALDIFDSFRPHIVFTDIKMPVMDGIDLLKAIKERSPDTEVVMITGHGDMDLAIESLKFDASDFITKPINNDVLEISLERARERYSMKLQLREYTENLEKLVEEKTNRIVELERQNAACQVVQGLSSALSDAAQEVETGYGVFNELPCLVSIHNRYLEIVAHNRLFEERLGNQVGNNSFDIYSDRTSPGNACPVQRTFQTGKGQRSKENFLGKDGEEIPVTVYTAPLPNKDGEIELVLDISVDMTELKRLQDELLTTQYKYRRLFDEAPCYITVQDADLKIVEANRLFKRDFGEVEDHFCFEAYKHRNEPCEGCLVDKTLLDGESRQRETVVTTLTGEQKHMLVQSAPLHDASGRVFQAMEMSTDITEIRRLQDHLTSLGIMLGSMSHGVKGMLTSLDGGIYRLESGLKKGDTERVEAATRTLKAMIGRVKKMVLDILYYAKSRELETEAVDATAFLRDTADIAAARAAAHNVEFARDIPDGLGLLQADTAALSAALVNFLENGVDACEGRKNGLLKLSARREDKGLVVTVSDNGMGMDRETRDKIFTLFFSSKGKRGTGIGLFISNQTIEQHGGSIRVESSPEKGSTFVITLPDRTGR; encoded by the coding sequence ATGGATTTCAAACGACTGTTGCTCGTGGATGACGAGGAAGGCGTCCGCCGTTTCCTCGGCCTCTCTCTGATAGATATGGGCTACGAGGTTGAAACCGCCGCCAACGGGCGGGATGCCCTCGATATATTCGATTCCTTCCGGCCGCACATCGTCTTCACCGACATCAAGATGCCCGTCATGGACGGCATCGATCTCCTCAAGGCCATCAAGGAACGCTCCCCCGACACGGAAGTCGTCATGATAACCGGCCATGGCGACATGGACCTGGCCATCGAATCCCTCAAGTTCGACGCCTCGGACTTCATCACCAAGCCCATCAACAACGACGTTCTGGAAATCTCCCTGGAACGCGCCCGCGAGCGGTACAGCATGAAGCTCCAGCTCCGCGAGTACACCGAAAACCTGGAAAAGCTCGTCGAGGAGAAGACCAACAGGATCGTGGAACTGGAGCGGCAGAACGCCGCCTGCCAGGTGGTCCAGGGACTGTCCTCGGCCCTGTCCGACGCCGCCCAGGAGGTGGAGACCGGCTACGGCGTGTTCAACGAACTGCCCTGTCTGGTGTCCATCCACAACCGCTATCTCGAAATCGTTGCCCACAACCGGCTCTTCGAGGAACGCCTCGGCAACCAGGTAGGCAACAACAGCTTCGACATTTACTCCGACCGCACCTCGCCGGGCAACGCCTGCCCGGTGCAGCGCACCTTCCAGACCGGCAAGGGCCAGCGGAGCAAGGAAAATTTTCTGGGCAAGGACGGCGAGGAGATTCCGGTCACGGTCTATACCGCCCCCCTGCCGAACAAGGATGGAGAAATCGAGCTCGTCCTGGATATCTCCGTGGACATGACCGAACTCAAGCGGTTGCAGGATGAACTGCTGACCACGCAGTACAAGTACCGCCGCCTGTTCGACGAAGCGCCCTGCTACATCACCGTGCAGGATGCGGACCTGAAGATCGTCGAGGCCAACCGCCTCTTCAAGCGGGACTTCGGCGAGGTGGAAGACCATTTCTGTTTCGAGGCATACAAGCACCGCAACGAGCCTTGCGAAGGCTGCCTGGTGGACAAGACCCTGCTGGACGGCGAATCCCGGCAGCGGGAGACCGTGGTCACCACCCTGACGGGAGAGCAGAAGCACATGCTCGTCCAGTCCGCCCCGCTCCACGACGCCTCGGGCCGGGTGTTCCAGGCCATGGAGATGTCCACGGACATCACCGAAATCCGCAGGCTCCAGGACCACCTGACCTCGCTGGGCATCATGCTCGGTTCCATGTCGCACGGCGTAAAGGGTATGCTGACCTCGCTGGACGGCGGCATCTACCGGCTGGAATCCGGCCTTAAAAAGGGCGACACCGAACGGGTGGAAGCCGCCACCAGGACGCTCAAGGCCATGATCGGCCGCGTCAAGAAGATGGTCCTGGACATCCTCTACTACGCCAAATCCAGGGAGCTTGAGACCGAAGCCGTGGACGCCACGGCGTTCCTCCGGGACACCGCCGACATCGCCGCGGCCCGGGCGGCCGCCCACAACGTGGAGTTCGCCCGCGACATCCCGGACGGCCTCGGACTGTTGCAGGCCGACACCGCGGCCTTGTCCGCCGCCCTGGTCAATTTCCTGGAAAACGGCGTGGACGCCTGCGAGGGCCGGAAGAACGGACTCCTGAAACTGTCGGCCCGCCGCGAGGACAAAGGCCTTGTCGTCACCGTGTCGGACAACGGCATGGGCATGGACCGCGAAACCAGGGACAAGATTTTCACCCTGTTCTTCTCGTCCAAGGGCAAACGCGGCACCGGCATCGGGCTGTTCATCTCCAACCAGACCATCGAACAGCACGGCGGGTCCATTCGCGTCGAGTCCTCCCCGGAAAAGGGATCGACTTTCGTCATCACCCTGCCCGACCGCACCGGACGGTAA
- the hmcE gene encoding sulfate respiration complex protein HmcE: MYDFLTGPMLWATFIVSFGGLLVRSVMYVKGLSWQLDRVAYRPQMKYGIRGGLRSILAFIIPFRARLWRVRPGFTLIFFAFHIGLLVTPIFLEAHNVMLKNAFGFSLPTLPTGVADVLAWTCLVGGLFLTLRRIAFPEVRIITTFYDYLLLVITVMPFITGLIARYEMGDYNFWLAAHILSGEIWLLALPFTKLSHVVLFFMSRMQLGMDYGIKRGGMKGTDMAW, from the coding sequence ATGTACGATTTCCTGACCGGGCCCATGCTCTGGGCGACGTTTATCGTCAGCTTCGGCGGCCTGCTCGTCCGCAGCGTGATGTACGTCAAAGGCCTCAGTTGGCAGCTCGACCGCGTGGCCTACCGTCCTCAAATGAAATACGGCATCCGGGGCGGCCTGCGCTCCATCCTGGCCTTCATCATCCCGTTCAGGGCCCGGCTGTGGCGCGTGCGCCCCGGCTTCACCCTCATCTTCTTCGCCTTCCACATCGGGCTGCTCGTCACCCCGATCTTCCTGGAGGCGCACAACGTGATGCTGAAGAACGCCTTCGGGTTCAGCCTGCCCACCCTGCCCACCGGCGTGGCGGACGTGCTGGCCTGGACCTGCCTGGTGGGCGGCCTGTTCCTGACCCTCAGGCGGATCGCCTTCCCGGAGGTGCGCATCATCACGACCTTCTACGACTACCTGCTGCTGGTCATCACCGTGATGCCGTTCATCACCGGCCTGATCGCCAGGTACGAAATGGGAGATTACAACTTCTGGCTGGCCGCCCACATCCTGAGCGGCGAAATCTGGCTCCTGGCCCTGCCCTTCACCAAGCTCAGCCACGTTGTGCTGTTCTTCATGTCCCGTATGCAGTTGGGCATGGACTACGGCATCAAGCGCGGCGGCATGAAGGGCACGGACATGGCCTGGTAA
- the divK gene encoding DVU0259 family response regulator domain-containing protein, translating into MSKKILIVDDDQEIRSYLSELLGDNGYETVTANDGAEAVEIAKTEKPDLITLDLEMPNEWGPRFYRKISQDETLKRTPVVVISGLNAIKYAIPKAIASLTKPFEPAQLLKIVKDAIG; encoded by the coding sequence ATGTCCAAGAAGATTCTCATCGTCGACGACGACCAGGAAATCCGCTCTTATCTGTCCGAACTGCTCGGCGACAACGGTTATGAGACCGTAACCGCCAACGACGGCGCAGAGGCTGTGGAGATCGCCAAGACCGAGAAACCCGACCTGATTACGCTGGACCTGGAAATGCCCAACGAATGGGGCCCGAGGTTTTACCGCAAGATCAGCCAGGACGAGACGCTCAAGCGTACCCCGGTCGTGGTCATCAGCGGCCTCAACGCGATCAAATACGCTATTCCCAAGGCGATCGCAAGCCTCACGAAACCTTTTGAGCCTGCCCAGCTGCTGAAGATCGTCAAGGACGCCATCGGCTAG
- the hmcC gene encoding sulfate respiration complex protein HmcC, producing MSVETTAVAKKSIFTPFNIISGIILVAGLVVTAMRFTGGLGAVTNLDQNNPWGIWIGFDLLCGVALAAGGYTTSAACYLFGLKKYHAGVRPAILTAFLGYALVVFALGYDVGRPWRLPYPIFVQQGTTSLLFEVGLCVMLYLTVLFIEFTPAAFEWLGMKKIRNIVVKMTLALTILGVVLSTLHQSSLGALFTIAPSKLHPLWYSQYLPVFFFVSSIAAGLSMVIFEGTLSHKPMHHLMDEEYLNNHDGLILGFGKAASLVLFGYFSIKVIGLAYDNNWHYLTTGYGAWFLVEMLGFVALPSFLYAIGARDKNLTIIRWAAGLTVLGIIVNRFNISLVAFNYQLPSAERYFPSWGEITISLFVVTIGVLAFRFISTRMPIFYEHPDYKGEH from the coding sequence ATGTCTGTCGAAACCACTGCGGTAGCGAAGAAATCAATCTTCACTCCGTTCAATATTATCTCTGGAATCATTCTCGTCGCCGGACTGGTGGTCACGGCGATGCGTTTCACCGGCGGCCTGGGGGCCGTCACCAACCTGGACCAGAACAACCCCTGGGGCATCTGGATCGGCTTCGATCTGCTCTGCGGCGTCGCTCTGGCCGCGGGCGGCTACACCACCTCCGCCGCCTGCTACCTGTTCGGCCTGAAGAAGTATCACGCAGGCGTCCGCCCGGCCATCCTGACCGCCTTCCTGGGCTACGCCCTGGTGGTCTTCGCCCTGGGCTACGACGTGGGCCGTCCCTGGCGGCTGCCCTACCCCATCTTCGTCCAGCAGGGAACGACCTCGCTGCTCTTCGAAGTGGGTTTGTGCGTCATGCTCTACCTGACCGTGCTGTTCATCGAATTCACCCCGGCCGCGTTCGAATGGCTGGGCATGAAGAAGATCCGCAACATCGTGGTCAAGATGACCCTCGCCCTGACCATCCTCGGCGTGGTTCTTTCCACGCTGCACCAGTCTTCCCTGGGCGCGCTGTTCACCATCGCCCCGTCGAAGCTCCACCCGCTCTGGTACTCGCAATACCTCCCGGTGTTCTTCTTCGTGTCGAGCATCGCCGCGGGCCTGTCCATGGTCATCTTCGAGGGAACCCTCTCACACAAGCCCATGCACCACTTGATGGATGAGGAGTACCTGAACAACCACGACGGCCTGATCCTCGGTTTCGGAAAGGCCGCTTCCCTCGTGCTGTTCGGGTACTTCTCCATCAAGGTCATCGGCCTGGCCTACGACAACAACTGGCACTACCTGACCACCGGCTACGGCGCGTGGTTCCTGGTGGAAATGCTCGGTTTCGTGGCCCTGCCGTCCTTCCTGTACGCCATCGGCGCACGCGACAAGAACCTGACCATCATCCGATGGGCAGCGGGCCTGACCGTGCTCGGCATCATCGTAAACCGGTTCAACATCTCCCTGGTCGCCTTCAACTATCAGCTCCCGTCCGCCGAGCGGTACTTCCCGAGCTGGGGCGAGATCACCATCTCGCTGTTCGTGGTGACCATCGGCGTGCTGGCCTTCCGGTTCATCTCCACTCGGATGCCCATTTTCTACGAGCACCCGGACTACAAGGGCGAACACTAG
- the hmcD gene encoding sulfate respiration complex protein HmcD — MEFFTLQDYYTFTKGTVYLLMGGILVAATLYWRFLMGGNKKDD, encoded by the coding sequence ATGGAATTCTTCACTCTCCAAGACTACTACACGTTCACCAAGGGGACTGTGTACCTGCTCATGGGCGGGATCCTCGTGGCGGCGACCCTGTACTGGCGCTTCCTCATGGGCGGCAACAAAAAGGACGACTAG
- the hmcB gene encoding sulfate respiration complex iron-sulfur protein HmcB has translation MLRRTFLGLLGAAGASAALATPAKAANKHFGPHPDTHGVLFDATRCIGCRKCEQACNEVNELPQPEKKFDDLSVLDTVRRTDENTFTVVNRYQTAKGPVFRKQQCNHCLEPACASACFVRAFKKQPNGAVTYDASVCVGCRYCMVACPFSVPAYEYSEPLTPRVRKCTMCYPRLQEGKLPGCVEKCPKEALTFGPREELIKIARKRIETYPDRYVNHIYGEREMGGTSWMYLSGVPFSEIGMREDLGTVSAPELTAGPLAAVPIVVGLWPVLLGGIYAVTQRNAKIANAERVQAVKDALKRAGEEAEKKLHEELGKAEQASQRRIEVEVKKAVEEALAPKEEDAGTKEEES, from the coding sequence ATGTTACGCAGAACCTTCCTCGGATTGTTGGGTGCCGCAGGCGCGAGCGCAGCGCTGGCCACTCCGGCCAAGGCCGCAAACAAGCACTTCGGCCCGCATCCCGACACCCACGGCGTGCTTTTTGACGCCACCCGCTGCATCGGCTGCCGCAAATGCGAGCAGGCGTGCAACGAAGTCAACGAGCTGCCGCAACCGGAAAAGAAATTCGACGATCTGTCCGTGCTCGATACCGTACGGCGGACCGACGAGAACACCTTTACCGTGGTCAACCGGTACCAGACAGCCAAGGGCCCGGTCTTCCGCAAACAGCAGTGCAACCACTGCCTGGAACCGGCCTGCGCCTCGGCCTGCTTCGTGCGGGCCTTCAAGAAGCAGCCCAACGGCGCAGTGACCTACGACGCCTCCGTGTGCGTCGGCTGCCGCTACTGCATGGTGGCCTGCCCGTTCTCGGTCCCGGCCTACGAATACAGCGAGCCGCTGACTCCCCGGGTACGCAAGTGCACCATGTGCTACCCGCGCCTCCAGGAGGGCAAGCTCCCCGGCTGCGTGGAGAAATGCCCCAAGGAGGCCCTGACCTTCGGCCCGCGCGAGGAGCTTATCAAGATCGCCCGCAAGCGCATCGAGACCTATCCCGACCGCTATGTGAACCACATCTACGGCGAGCGCGAGATGGGCGGCACGAGCTGGATGTACCTCTCCGGCGTTCCCTTCTCCGAGATCGGAATGCGCGAAGACCTGGGCACCGTCAGCGCCCCCGAACTGACCGCCGGTCCCCTGGCCGCCGTGCCCATCGTGGTCGGCCTGTGGCCCGTGCTGTTGGGCGGCATCTACGCCGTGACGCAGCGCAACGCCAAGATCGCCAACGCCGAACGCGTCCAGGCGGTCAAGGACGCCCTGAAACGGGCGGGCGAAGAGGCCGAGAAGAAGCTTCACGAGGAGCTGGGCAAGGCCGAGCAGGCCAGCCAGCGCCGCATCGAGGTCGAAGTAAAGAAGGCCGTCGAAGAGGCGCTCGCCCCGAAGGAAGAGGACGCCGGAACCAAAGAGGAGGAGTCCTAG